In the genome of Arachis hypogaea cultivar Tifrunner chromosome 9, arahy.Tifrunner.gnm2.J5K5, whole genome shotgun sequence, the window tGGGGTATTTTTCTTAtgacatttatgttttaaagttaatatataataaataattacttgtaagcatagttgtcagaaccgaaacggtgatcgaaccggtcaagctactggttcactggtttattgattcaaccgataaatcactggttgaaccgataaaatcggtctcacgtaaatataaaatataaaatagttaaaagcttaaaattaaaatttgaaatacatatcttcactaacattttatgaagaatcaagtctcaacttctaaaaataactaatataaagaAACCATAAAATTTATCAGTAATACTACAATAGTATTTgaatttgacataataaaaaaataattaattcacaaagtctatcatctaactatatttatattaataatggtatataattaaaatataattaatttgaaaaatagaaaaaacaaaaattaaattaatttagatatttatgtataatatataattagtatttgtcaaatataatactTAGAAGCACAATGGCTGAGTGACAAGTAGAGATTGcttttgctccaaggttcttggttCAAAACCTGgtggagacattttaaaaaaattttcaagcagACCGATTCGGTTAGACCGGTTAGCACCGATTCTCGTCGATTTTGACCGGTTTGATCCGATTCTTATCGGTTCACATCGGTTTTCTTCCTTAAATGGTCTAAGGAGTAAACCGAACCAGATTAAAATTTGGTTCACCGGTTTTCTAGTTGAACCGGccggtttaatttgatttttacaaCTATGCTTGTAAATGTCAATAATCTGTAGAAGTAATAAATCGAATTAactagattcgatttactatataTACTGCAGAGGTAATAAATCGAGTAAAACTTAGATTTTTCAGAGTCAGAAATAACAAATagttatacatataaaaaaattaactatatttatataatatagaatttgaaaaataattaaaatactatatcaattaaattatcattaaatttgtaaaattaagTATAAAACTTATACTTTTTTGACGTAATGTCATCAATATAGttatactaaaatattatattaatataattatacaatataaaaggttatatttagtataatatagttgatttttttatattgtataattatatgttattgttatttttaattctaaaaaatctAAGTTTTAACTCCTATGTCACTTTGGAGTTTGTAAGGCTAtactttatattaaatttttcaaCATCAAAAGTTTCGATAATGATTCCTTGGATGTTGATGAGTTAAAGGATGATTTTTaacgattttttaaaaattgtttattgctccgttttaaatttataagtttgtaaaaatgtagattttctggaatttgaactaaaacacaatttgaatttctatttttattcgttttgatttttttgatattATATTTGAATCCAAATGGGGTATTTTTCTTAttgacatttatgttttaaagttaatataGAATAAATGATTAACTTGTaaacatagttgtcagaaccgaaccggtgatcaaACCGGTCAAGCTACTgattcactggtttattggttcaaccgataaatcacTGGGATAAAATcggtctcacgtaaatataaaatataaaatagttaaaaacttcaaattaaaatttgaaatacatatcttcactaacattttatgaagaatcaagtctcaacttctaaaaataactaatataaagaAACCATAAAATTTATCAgtaatactacaatagtatcttaatttgacacaataagaaaataattaattcacaaagtctatcatctaactatatttatattaataatggtatataactaaaatataattaatttaaaaaatagagaaaacaaaaattaaattaatttagatatttatatatattatataattagtatttgtcaaacATAATACTTAGAAGTGTAATGGCTGAGTGACAAGTGGAGGTTGCTTTTGCTCCAAAGTTCTTGGTAAATCGAATCTATTAACATCGATTTACATGAAACCTTACTAATTCGAATCATATTAATTCGATTTAGTATTAGaatatataaatcgaattcaattaattagatttatataaaaatacgaATGGAGACATACATATAACATTATTGGTTTTGAGACTTTTGTGTAATATAGGTTGGTACTTGGTTTAATTAAGTGTTTTACCTAACGAAACAATGTTGTTTTCAATTATGATAATGTATCCCAAATGGAAATACAGTTTTTAAGAAAACAATTAATTACAGCTCGCCTCATAGTTGACCAACAATTCAACAAgagaacaaaaattaagaaattaaagttTAGAGACAAaacaataatgatggaagaaGTAAAAGAAATGTCTCCATGCTATAATTCGGTTCGGGTTGggaaaattatttttactgatcTAATTATACATTTTATTCTGTTTGATAAAGTTATTTTATGTTGTTTCATGTTTGTATAAAAGAATTCTATATAATATAGAACAATCTTTAACTTGACAAAATTCTATAATCACTAGCATTTTTAACAAATTATTCaatgaaagaaaaaacaaaagaatgtGGAGTGTGTCTACAAAATGCTTAATGACTAAGGAAGAGTAGTGTGTCTAAAACGGGAATATATACTTATATAGTAGCATCTTCTTCATTAATTCTGCTCAACAAAGATgcatcatataatatatatagatctAAGTTCCACAACATCCTAATCACATTCACATGATTGAGCTTCATGGTTCTAAAATCAAATGTatgttctcttttcttttcaaaaactcaatACCCTTGTACATAAAATTTGTGCGCTCTAATTCCAGAACTAGCATTATTGTACATCAATTAGTGTGAATTTATTTCAATATCTGCTTTGTAGCATACATGGGATCTGACCTCTTACATTTCTCCTGGAAGCATTGTATCACCAGGTAGATCACAAACAGCAATTCCCTGAAAACACACACCAACCAATATCATCATAAGTCACCATAGTGATCACATGTCATAGACACGTTTTATTTGTCATCCAATGATGGAAAAGTATGTGTCGATTCGCATTGTGTACGGCGGACAAGAATGCATGCTTTAGTATTTGTAGTTACCTAACAGAATCTAGGTGTACGTGATAAAATGAGTACACAAATCGTTTCGCTCGAGATGCTTACCTCGCCTGTTAGGTGAGCCACACATCTCTTCTCAGCCAATAGTTCAGCTTCAGTCTGCATAAAAATCACATGCTCAATGCTCCTCCCTATGTGAGTAACAATGTAACATTTAAACTGCATTTTAACTTATCAGTTTCACACTTGCCTTGGCTATTCGATTTCGGAGGTAGTCATCAAAGATTACATCCTTGACAAGTACATAATCACCATCTCCCTAAAAAACAGAATCTTTTGTTAGAAGAAGAGCAAAAACAACTTGAGAAATTGAGAATGAAGAACAGATTACAAGCACTTACGTTTGATCGGCAtggcatactaaaaacaatacctTCAGCTATTCCGTAAGGATTTCCATCAGTATATACCTGgtattgaaaaagagaaaatttcaTTTTAACTGCAAATTCCTGCATATAATTTTATGCATCATGGAGGAACAAGGAGGTCATTAAACTAATAGTAACTTACACCAGTGGAAAACCAATCACCCTTGGGAGTAGGAGTGATTAAAGCTCGTATGGCATCAACGATTGAGACAGCAGTTGATGCAGCCGACGATCTTCCCCATTTCTGAATAAGCACACCACCTCTCTGCCAACCAAACATATCCCTATCAGCTTTACCTTGAAGAAATTATATCTTGTGTTCTACATAGTTAACTACAAATGTTAGTTACAAATTTTACCTTTTGAACCTTTTCAGTGAACTCTTCTTCCAACCATTTACGATCCTTAATCACATCTATGACGGGCATACCATCGATTTTGGCATTTAAGAAGTCGGGGACCTGTTAACAGTTTAACATCTCatcataaaggagaattaaagatACTCAGTTCATGCACAACATTCCAATATATCCTTCAAATACCTGAGTAGTTGAGTGGTTGCCCCAGATTGTCACGTTTGACACTTTATCATAGAAAACACCTGCCTTGAGGGCCAGCTGTGCATTTATTTGAAACAATGCAAAAATATTGATTTTTCTGCTGTAaagcattttttgaaaaaaataaaacagaaaagccCCTAATGTTTATAGCTTTTGTTTACCTGACATTTAGCTCTGTTCTCATCTAAGCGAGTTAAGGCATGGAAATTTTTTGCAGGAATGTTAggagcatttttcatgcatattaATGCACTGCATTGAAAAGGAGGGAAATCAGTAAAATCAAGCATAATATGCAACAACAATTTTATCAATGAAACAAAGGAGCTTACTTTGTATTGCAAGGGTTTCCGACAACTATAACTTTGACATTGCGAGATGCCACAGCATTTAGTGCCCTTCCCTGTTGAATACATGATAATCTTGGTATCTTGAACTATATTTTAGCATAAAGCAATGAATAAGGCCTAGATTTTCAACCATTTTTTACCTGTTCGGCAAAAATTTGCCCATTTATGTCTAACAAGTCAGCACGCTCCATTCCGGGACCTCGAGGCTTTGCACCTATTAGCAATGCCCATTCTGCATCTTGGAACACCTCGTAAGGATCAATACCAATACTCACCTCTCTCAGCAACGGAAACAAAGAATCCTCCAGTTCCATTGCAACACCTGCATTTTGAATTGGAACATTTAGATAGAAAAGGATCTGTGATATACTATGTCAACAACATTAAGGAGAATTTTGTTTCAGCTTAAAGCATTTTTAAATTTAAGACTCAATAATAACCTTCAATCGGCTAGATGTTCGGTATTTCAGAGCTACAAATAATATGTGCTACAAACTATTCCTATTTCCAATCCATAGCAAATATCAAGTTTCCTAAACATAGGAAGTGTACCTTCAAGAGCTTGTAATGATCTTTCCGATCCCAATAGTTTCAGCGCAATAGGTTGATCTGGACCAAAAACCTCCCCAGAAGCAAGCTGagacaacaaaaataaaagctCAGATTCAGGGTGACTAAATTGCATGAACATTAAAGGTAACTGTTctctcataaaataaaatttccatGTATATGCAAAGACAAAATCCTCCATTTTGACAGTTATAACATAAACAATTCCTAGAAACAAAACTCTAACTAAATCACCAATTTAGCTTTTTCGTGCttgatttattttctattgttggtAACAACAGAGAAAGAAGAATGCGGTGTCTCTAGCTAaaagatgattatatgaagatTAGAAGAACAATATTCAAACGCAAAGGATGCACACTACAAATTATGGCAGTGAGTAAATTCCTTAAGTGAATGTGTAAAGGAAAGATTGTGGAGTCCAAAGAGACTCACAACAAATTCAGTACAATGAACAAGATAGAAAAACATTTATGAGGCTATGATTCTAGTTTCCAATCACTTGAAAAATCCTAAGCTGAGACTACTGACATATTGTCTCCCTAGATtaggtcggctacatgaatcagaTGACGCCATAATGCTCTATCATAGATCATATCCGTGTTTAACCCattcatatataaataataattaaattcagATAAGAAATAGATAAGTTTGGAGTTAATGTGCTTAACCGACATGGCACGAATTCAAGTCCAAGATATTCACCTTGAAAAGTAGATGATTGGAAATCATTCCAGCAGCACCTGAGACTGCAATGTTAATTAATTTCTTCCAGGATTTTGTCTCTTCTTCCTGCCAACACATGCCAATTGTTTCAAGATATATTTAATTTAGATTAATAAATTTAACTGTAAGCATGTAAAAGTAAAAGTCATTAAACTTTCACATGGACATAGGTTTATTCTCTCCCCTCCATCAAAGTACTCATAAGAAGACATGGCCTCAATCCAGTAAGTAAGGTAAGAGTTTCAATACCCTAAATGAGTGGACAGCAACCAAGAGAAGGCACTATTATATTCTTCTCATGTACTTATCCGGTGTTGGTGATCTGTGATCTCCAATTAGATCAAGAAAATTGAAGACTAATCCATTTGAAGTGATAAGAGGAATACTAACTAAGTTAAAATTGTGGCTCCAAAATTACCAAACAAGCCTCACAGCAAAACTCATAAATCATGCAATGAGCCTACTAGAAACATGCACAAAACCTACAATTCGGAttcaagaaaaagatgaaaaatagaaCAACAAAGCATATGTACGGAATAAAGAAGAAATGGGAAGGGGTTACTACTCACAGCCTTCAAATCATAGGTGAGGCAGAAAACTCCATAGCAATCAGATTTAGACTTTGGCTCTTGAATTTGCACAGCTGGAGCCTGCACCTGACTGAgaattgaagaaaagaaaaaaaaaagaaatggaaaattcAGTTAaaccccaaaagaaaaaaaaaacgatcaAAGCTGAACGCATGAAGAAAAACGGAACGATCAAAGTTGCTTACTTTTGTGTAACAGAACAAGAAATCCTTGCATGTTGTTGGGTCCTGTGAAGAGTTGGAAAATCACAGTGTTGGTGTTTGGGGACACTCCTTGATAGAAATGAGAGCTGGGAAGAGTGAAAATGAGTCTTTGTGAAAGCTGAGTTCAACTCTGCCACAGCCATAGCAGCAGAGGCAAAGGAAGAGAAACACAAGAATCCGAGAAGAAGAAAGTGTGTAAAGAAATAATCTTTCTGGTTCTGGGGCACAGAAAAAGCAAGAATTTTCAAATgggtatgtgtgtgtgtgtgtgtgtgtgtgtgtgtgtgtgtgtgtgatgagAGAATGAGGAAAAGAAAGAGATAATTTTCAGTTGTTGTTACAAAGTGGAGGGAGAAAACCAGAAAGACTAAGACGGTTAAAAGGGATTTAAAGGATTGATTTGAAATACAAATATAAGGCTAAGGGAATGACACATGTCTAGCATCTCACTGTAAACACTATCCACAACAACAAACCGATTTGGATTAAAgggtctctctctctttcttttattattattatgatcaaTTATTGGATAGATAGACTTATGTGGAAAATAAAATAGGCTTACGCGTTAATTTTGCAATTTATTCAGATTGATCAGATTAGATATGATATTTTGATGGTACATACATAGTTTTGCCACTGTAAGAATATATGCTCTTTTGTGTAACTATGTATGGACTTGGATCAGTAGCTTTAGAGTAAATATCCATAATGGTCTTTGAGATTTGAGTTGTTATTTAACGTAGTTCTTAAGATTTCAGTTGTATCATTGTAATCCTCTAGATATGTCTTCGGGCACCATAATAGTCCCTGGACAGTTTTTCGGTGATGAGTCATCATCAAAATGTTGACGTGGCCTCATTTTACCACGCTGGATGGTGCCAACGGCTAGTTGAACTGGCACAGTTTCAATTTATACCCAATGTGATCCCTCCCTCTATATTTAACCCTAAATTCTCAAATGTTCAGtatgttaatttctttttttcttcatcGTTGTTTTCTCAttcttgttgttgctgttgttcctAGAGCTGGACGTGAATATCCATGATGGGTGGTGGAAGCACTAGAGCTGAAAACTCTATTAGTTCACCATGCAGTGGCCATCGGACGAAAATGCAAAGCAGGAGTAGAAGATCCGAGGTGCCAGAATGGTGCGGTTGCGGCTGCCGGCCAGTTCTCAGGTGGTCTGGGACAGATTCAAACCCAAATAAACCATTTTTTTGTTGTCCCAATTATAATGTGAGTTATCAGTATTACTTGTGTTGTTATGATTACTCCTACCTACCTGACTatttttctcttgttcttcttccctGAAGCTTGAGCACGTTATATGTTTGCTTGATTACAGACAAGTGGAAAGAGATGGTGTGGGCTTTTTGTGTGGACAGATACTGGGCAGGATGAACCAGTTGAGAAACCAGAATCTTATGGAGATAATCATGAAGTGAAGATGAACTTTGATTGGAGGCTTGGGAGATTAGAAGAAGATGTCCGAAATAAAAAATTGGTTAACCAATTGTTGGTATTAGTTGTGTCTGTATTGATTGTGTTAATTGTTATCCTGTATTGTAAAGCCTGAGTTAAAAGAGTTGGTGGTGTGTACCATGTATTCATTGAATGAACAATATGTAAAAAAATGATAACATGATTATGGTATTAGAAACTGTTGAATGGTGTTTGTTGATGGAATGTAAACTTGAATAACTCaattaattaaaacattaaaaatatgctaaaaatgGTAGCATAAGTGATTGAAAACTAGCCAGCACTATATTAATATAATGgttcaaactaaaaaaataagtGTATTAAGATAATGGTTCAACTTAACACAGTTAGTCACATAACACAAAGGGCAGCCAACTAACATGAGCATGTTAAACAAAGTTACTTCAAAAGGGAGGACTTTACATCAAAACATAAAGGATTGTTTTTTCCTTATGTAGTCTTTGTCTAGCAAAAAGTATTAAATTCAACACACAAAGCCCTATACATATTAAGCTAAagtcttcaattcttctttcttgGAGCCCTTAAATTCTGGAGTTAGGATGAACTTCATGTAATTGACAAGTCTTATTGCAGTTCCTGAACTAACACCCTGCATAAGATTCACTGGGACAGAAGTTGCTAGTGGAGAGGATCTTCTCCTTGGTGATAAATTTGAAGGCCTTTTTATTCCATGATCCTAGATAGAAAAAATTTACATTACACATAAATGATGATTCACTTGAAtcacaaaaaatttaagaaatgcAAATAGAAAGTTACCTTTTGAGAATCTTCTACATCAGAAGTAGTTGACTAAGATATATCTATCTCTACAGGTTGTGCATCAGAAGTGGCTGGTGCAATCTCAGTAGACTGCACAAGAGGATTGTCTTCTCCATCACGTTGGTCACCATCATCTTGAGGCTGCTAAAGTTGTTGCTCAGATGCAGGCGCatctctttcatttttcttcttcttatcaatctcaacagcagcagcagcaactacAGTAGTTGTAGCAGCCACAACAACATCACAAGCTCTCTTCTTCTTACAACTTCTCTTTGTATGTTCTTTATCACCACAAAAACTGCAAGTAAAGGAAACCAACTGCCTCTTTAGATTAAcattatcttcattgttattctGAGGCTTGGGATCAGCTTTAAACTTTTTAGATCCTCCACCAcccttctcatcagcatccttccGTCTTTTCATCTGTAGTTTTTCAGGTTTCCTCTTTATTTTTGGTACATGTGGCCTGTTACATTCTTCTGCATGCTCCCATAATGATTGTCCAGGAATTGGATTAATATAATGATTATATGTTTTCCTGTATGACTCCATTGTTAGCAAGCGGTGACAAAAGTCTTCTGGTGACTTGTTAACCGAGACAGTGCAGCACATGCATGCACACAAGGAATACTTGCATACAAACAACAGCCACAACAACCATGGATTTTAGTCATATACCATTAATCAGATTATTACTATAGCACAAAAACAATTATTATAGCAATGCAAATAACCTGTAAGCATCCAAAATTGGTAAGTACATAGTCTTTTTCCTAAGTCCACCACATGATTAGCTGGGTGTCCATGCACCTCAAACTTTTCGTATCTGTTGTTCCCTGTTCAAATAGGCTTCCAATTCTTAGATTCTTTTCTAACTTTCTCCAGTCGACTCTTTATAACCGGTGTGAGCACTCCAGTGTGATTGTTTAGTTTTACCTTGTTCTTGGCTATGGTCTGCATTAGGAACATTCGAACCTCCTCCAACAATGTTATAATGGGTTTGGCTCTTGCATCCTTGATTTTTGCGTTGAACACCTCGTATGCATTGTTACAAATGCTATCCAACTTCGACTTATGGCTAAATGCACTTCTAGTCCATCCATAAGAACTGAAttagaaaaattatatattacacAGGACAATTGCAGCAGAAGTATTTATAGTATTGTCTACATTACAAGTCATTGCAGTATTCACTCATATAACAGACATCAACAGataagaattttatcaaacagaACACTGATGACCATGAAACAGAGCATTATTTTCAAACAGAGCATGACCATAATATAACAGAGCATCTCATGAAACCCCAACCTAATCAAATCATAGAACCAtagtaatagaaaaaaaaatatataattccaACCACACTCACAACATAAGCATATACAAAAACCATTATGCATtgcaaaaaaagaataaaaaaaatttaccttTACAAATGGCAGAACCTCTTGTTTCTGACGCAGGAGGAAACGAACAATgaagtgaaatttgattttgatgtttTCTGAGTGCAAGAATTTCAACCTCACCAATGGAACTGTAAGAAAGTAACAGAGCATTATTTTCAAACAGAGCATGACCATAATCAAACAAAGCATCTCATAAAATCCCAACCTAATCAAACCCTAGAACCATAGTAACAGAAAAAAAACCTTAATTCCAACCACACTTACAACACCAGCATATAAAAAAACCACCATGCATtgcaaaaaaagaattaaaaaaattttaccttCACAAATGGCAGAACCTCTTCTTCCTGATGCAGGAGGAAACGAACGAAGAAGTAAAACTTAATTTTGATGTCTTATGAGTGCAAGAATTTCAACCTCACCAATCGAACCCTAAGGTAGTGGCATTCAtgaagagaggaggaagaagaagaagaaaagaagaagacataGGGTGGAAGTGGAGAAGACAAATGAAGGGAGGATGTGTTTTTTATCAATCccgtttcatatttttattttgggtCAAACGACGACGCCTTTACCATATTGGGGCGCCAACCCAAAACGCCAACGTTTTGGCTCTCCAACGTGGCAGACACATTAGATCGTCGGTCATGACTCAGCAACGAAAAACTGTCCAATGACTATTATGGTGCCCGGAGCCATATCTGGAGGATTACAATGGTGCAATTGAAATTTCAGGGACCACATTGGGTAACGACCCGAATCTCAAGAACTATTATGGGGATTTACTCGTAGCTCTATGGACTGCTATATTTATTTACAaatccataataataataataataataataataataataataataataataataataataatttctcaTCCAAATGTATGTGTTTTCACTTACAAAAGAAGTATTTTAATGGCTATCAAAAGAGTTACTAATATAATAAGATAGTCTGCCTTATACATCAAAAGATAGTataaacataagaaaaaaaatggagaCACAAGTATTTAAAaagacataataataataataataataataataataataataataataataataataatagtttctCATCCAAATGTATGTGTTTCTACTTACAAAAGAAGTATTTTAATGACTATCAAAAGAGTTACTAATATAGTAAGATGGTCTGTCTTATACATCAAAAGATAGGATAAACATAAGAAAAAAATGGAGACACGAgtatttaaaaagattaaattatttttttacgtaTCTTCTCCAACAAAATATTATTCTAATGATTTGTTAATGATAATAACGGTATCAAAACTAATGTTCTAAAAATTGGACCGATTTGACTGCAATTAAAATTTTGaactatttttagtttaatttaacaaataaaattgtcatttcaaaaattgttttagaATAGTTGAACAGGTTGATAATTTTTTGGAATTGCTGAATTGACGAAGAATCGATCAGTCAGACCGAATTGAGACCTAactagttttttaaataaaaaagtacaaAGAGAcaatgattttagtgtacaatatgtataatagaactaaaaagaaaacaaaatcgtatgataattaatttaattaatttcaaataatttcgcaatttgaatttaaaaaaataaggatttacaAATGGTGTAGTTACGTATACGATTCTGTTCTACAGAACTTTTCTCTCGTCCATTCTCTTCCTATCACTCTGGTCTATCACCGCCAGGAACACCAGTTGCCGCCACCCAAAACACCAGCCATCGCCGCCCAGCTCCCCGCCGACGACGGCCAACCTCTCCGCATTCTGCTTGCGCGTCGCAACAACGGGAGATCGCACCACAACAGTCCTGTGCTTCCTCGTTACTGCTACCCGCCCACCGCCGGCCATGCAAGCCCCACCGTAGGCCACTGCCTCCTGTCGCGTCGTTCAAGACGCATGTTATCCCCGTGCTATATATCCACATATCCACAATCAATGAATATACAAGATCAATGGTAAAGATGGCAAAAATTTTGTTGGTCCATGGCTTTGGTTGCTATTATCCATAATCAATGAAGATACAAGAACTTTAGCTTTCTTTTCTCTGTTCTTTAACACCTCTGATTTAATTCTGCTCTCTTTCACAATCTAGTCGCTGTCAACTCTCTCCACCCCGTAAATGTGCTGGATGCTCAATTCACTGGGTATGTAGCtggttattttaattattaaatggatggttattttgttcaatttagtttaattatatacaATTAACAAACACTGGATGGTCATTTCACTAGGTAGtcagatgattattttaataactacgtAGATAGTTGTTTGATGATGATTCCGCGACAGTGACAGATGAGGGGGCTACATGGGTGGCtgctgacgattggatttttgacggtttagaatttcacaaatgaaatctcgtcgaagtatagtctctaaaccaacaataatcctctcatacaaaaatttgtttgtcacaagtacaaacccctaaa includes:
- the LOC112711491 gene encoding malate dehydrogenase [NADP], chloroplastic; amino-acid sequence: MAVAELNSAFTKTHFHSSQLSFLSRSVPKHQHCDFPTLHRTQQHARISCSVTQNQVQAPAVQIQEPKSKSDCYGVFCLTYDLKAEEETKSWKKLINIAVSGAAGMISNHLLFKLASGEVFGPDQPIALKLLGSERSLQALEGVAMELEDSLFPLLREVSIGIDPYEVFQDAEWALLIGAKPRGPGMERADLLDINGQIFAEQGRALNAVASRNVKVIVVGNPCNTNALICMKNAPNIPAKNFHALTRLDENRAKCQLALKAGVFYDKVSNVTIWGNHSTTQVPDFLNAKIDGMPVIDVIKDRKWLEEEFTEKVQKRGGVLIQKWGRSSAASTAVSIVDAIRALITPTPKGDWFSTGVYTDGNPYGIAEGIVFSMPCRSNGDGDYVLVKDVIFDDYLRNRIAKTEAELLAEKRCVAHLTGEGIAVCDLPGDTMLPGEM